The nucleotide sequence CAGCTTCCGCCCGATATGGACGAAATCACTGATGAAGTCAGCCGTGTACAGATTTGCCTTATCCGGAGACAGATCAAGCAGACGCGAAATATCAAAGATCGTCGTCAAATCCAAAGGGCGGTGGCCCAACTCAATGACGTTTTCAAAATGAGCAGGAATCAGCTCTCTGAGCCCATGACAGACAGCGACATCTATTTGATCTTTTTCAGGAAGTGGAGTCTTGGTATCGGGTACGTACGGCACAAATGTCAGATGAGAGAATCCGAGATGAAACAAGAGCTCAATTGCGCCTTCTACCATTTCGATGGAGTTGGACACGAATAGACAGCGCGTTCCTGGCGGCAAGTCCATGAGTTGATCCAATTTGTTAATGTCAATCGTGCGCCTTGCTAGTAGCACAGGGATATCTGGCGGAGGAACTGGCTGATCGTGCAAGAGACTCGTGTCCGAAACGAGGATGAGATCAACTTCATCGTACACACTCGGGTGAAGCTGTTCTTGCATGTGGTTTCGAATGATGTCCAAGCGGTTACCGAAAAAAGACGTGAGCGTGTTTGCAAATAGCAGGCTGATCGTCTCCAGTCGGGTCATCAACAAGATGCATGGTTTCTGTTTGATCATGATGCGACTCCTTTATATCTGCCGAATAGCTTTTAGATTTGGGTGGAAATATTGGATTAAATATCAACAAAAAACAACCTATATTATAACCTAAAAATCCAGAATTGTTCAGAAATGCTTAACTTTTATAACAATATAGATTTGGCACAAATCTTGCTATACATCCGGTAGAGCAAAAAGAGATACTAGAGAAGACATCAAGGAGGATGATGTATCGGATGAATCCGTTCTTATACTTGGACGAGCATCGCGACGAAATAGTGCGAACATACAAAGATTTGCATCAATTGGCGGAGCCGAGCTGGCACGAGGAAAAAACCGCGAGATATTTGCGAGAGCGCTTGGAGGCGGCGGGTATTGCCGTCACACGCTTCGAGGGGCACCACGGCTTTTATGCAGAGATTCCTGGAGAGAGTGCTGAAATCGTGGCTTTGCGCGCGGATATGGATGCACTCGTGCAGGAAGTGGATGGCGTGGTGAGACCGAATCATTCATGCGGACACGATGCTCACTCGGCACTGGCTCTCTACAGCGCCCTTGCTATTCAAGCAAGCGGAGTGGTGCCGCCGAAAACGATGCGCTTTCTTTTCCAGCCTGCTGAGGAGAAGATGGGTGGAGCCTTGCAGATGATGAAGGATGGCGCCCTGGAAGGCGTGACAAAGCTGATCGGCGTTCATCTGCGCCCGGAAATGGAAGTGCCGTATGGTAGCGCTGCTCCGGCGATTTTGCATGGATCGTCTAGCTCCATCAAAGGGACGATTACAGGTTTGCAAGCTCATGGGGCACGTCCAGCGCTCG is from Brevibacillus brevis and encodes:
- a CDS encoding M20 peptidase aminoacylase family protein, which gives rise to MNPFLYLDEHRDEIVRTYKDLHQLAEPSWHEEKTARYLRERLEAAGIAVTRFEGHHGFYAEIPGESAEIVALRADMDALVQEVDGVVRPNHSCGHDAHSALALYSALAIQASGVVPPKTMRFLFQPAEEKMGGALQMMKDGALEGVTKLIGVHLRPEMEVPYGSAAPAILHGSSSSIKGTITGLQAHGARPALGKNVIEAASFLVTALQNIRLQDGCSFSVKMTQLQAGGETVNVIPDRATFSLDVRAQSNEGMAELRRKTEHAMSQTGALVGMDVEWEWSGVTPAAVANASMIQVAKKAIGQVLGEDKIADICVTPGGEDFHFYAIHRPELATTMIGLGCGLTPVLHHPQMTFQTDALIYGAKIMTAAIYEAAQHS